The proteins below are encoded in one region of Macadamia integrifolia cultivar HAES 741 unplaced genomic scaffold, SCU_Mint_v3 scaffold2083, whole genome shotgun sequence:
- the LOC122065657 gene encoding uncharacterized protein LOC122065657: MSWSSSDKFFVNSKLEVFSVDIFSEPLELARSEDVVYDGPKDDDFKRFLRSKNFRVNCQGKAIVCIQKRNGDGEFLECQYDTFVLETVVMLGPFGFQNIPLPKPQEVSELRSLLDNTKAELARKNDELSESQRLLNNTKDELAKKNDELNELKCILDNMKSELVKKNDVLNELMKKKNDQDWNTKRFQLTMIAITNSMKRVFIDISLEPPASGDPESVLRFLEILHDLIHDKEFSATFLVAANGILASIKSIFEKRSGLSIGMETTYSTPCTPAHLIESLFTLRGFIESHFFIDGSVIVRDFRLMNEYDLPIIFRDSAANVAELRKKEIGAKSIYNIDGNSNFYGYFNIPMVGMFKGVLTRVHVTLPDEIMQKLQVGKQNLDDKRFWFVYANGSGIFEKNIESLSSPESTNNPEVVKFSPSRFLGDSTDFSEFMLRINNRTFVNEKGTYLKFDFIATKRLSSGDDTIRYIDKDLVLHDPFKLVQFDASECVTGIVERNVSIPGQWTVGKSKKYGTWIVNEALNNDCAFSFKNFYFIGKITKTSGMFRKNALVSVFFEQTQHMHNCYVDALATTFFVLQTEERNWWDNVEKKPPKFI, translated from the coding sequence ATGAGTTGGTCATCAAGTGATAAATTTTTTGTGAACTCAAAGTTGGAGGTCTTCTCGGTTGATATCTTTTCCGAACCATTAGAATTGGCACGAAGCGAAGATGTTGTCTACGATGGACCAAAAGATGATGATTTCAAGAGGTTCTTGCGCTCTAAGAACTTTCGAGTAAACTGTCAGGGAAAGGCTATTGTATGCATCCAAAAGCGCAACGGTGATGGAGAATTTCTTGAATGTCAGTATGATACCTTCGTTTTGGAAACGGTGGTAATGTTGGGCCCTTTTGGTTTCCAGAATATACCATTGCCGAAGCCGCAAGAGGTGAGCGAATTGAGAAGCCTCCTGGACAATACAAAGGCTGAATTGGCGAGGAAGAATGACGAGCTTAGTGAATCACAAAGACTCCTAAACAATACCAAGGACGAATTGGCAAAGAAGAATGACGAGCTTAATGAATTGAAATGCATCTTGGACAATATGAAAAGTGAATTGGTGAAGAAGAATGATGTGCTTAACGAattaatgaagaagaagaatgatcaAGATTGGAATACTAAACGGTTCCAGCTAACTATGATTGCAATCACAAACTCAATGAAGAGGGTGTTCATTGACATTAGCCTTGAACCACCAGCCAGTGGAGATCCAGAATCTGTGCTGAGGTTTCTTGAGATATTACATGATCTTATCCATGACAAAGAATTCAGTGCCACTTTCTTAGTAGCTGCGAATGGGATACTGGCCTCGATCAAAAGTATATTTGAGAAACGAAGTGGCTTAAGCATTGGCATGGAAACAACGTATAGTACTCCATGTACTCCAGCCCATCTCATTGAGAGTCTATTTACCTTAAGAGGCTTTATTGAGTCCCACTTCTTTATTGATGGTAGTGTTATAGTCAGGGACTTCCGCTTGATGAATGAGTACGACCTCCCAATTATCTTTCGGGATTCTGCAGCAAATGTGGCTGAACTCAGGAAGAAGGAAATAGGTGCGAAATCAATCTATAACATCGATGGAAACTCCAACTTCTATGGGTATTTCAACATTCCAATGGTGGGGATGTTCAAGGGTGTTTTGACGAGAGTTCATGTTACCCTGCCGGATGAGATCATGCAGAAACTTCAAGTAGGCAAACAAAACCTTGATGATAAAAGGTTTTGGTTTGTCTATGCCAATGGGTCAGGTATATTTGAAAAGAATATTGAGTCATTAAGTTCTCCGGAATCGACAAACAATCCAGAAGTTGTCAAATTTTCCCCTTCTCGGTTCTTAGGTGACTCGACAGATTTCTCAGAGTTTATGCTCAGGATCAATAATCGAACCTTTGTTAACGAAAAGGGGACATATCTCAAGTTTGACTTTATTGCCACCAAGCGTCTAAGTTCGGGTGATGATACCATTCGCTATATTGATAAGGATTTGGTATTGCATGATCCCTTTAAGTTGGTGCAATTCGATGCTAGCGAATGTGTAACTGGTATTGTAGAAAGAAATGTTTCAATCCCTGGGCAATGGACAGTAGGTAAGAGTAAGAAATATGGCACATGGATTGTAAATGAAGCTTTGAATAATGACTGTGCTTTCTCTTTCaagaatttctattttattgggAAAATAACGAAAACCTCTGGTATGTTCCGTAAGAATGCTCTAGTCAGCGTGTTTTTCGAACAAACTCAACATATGCATAATTGTTATGTTGATGCTctagcaacaactttctttgttttgcaAACAGAGGAAAGAAATTGGTGGGACAATGTTGAGAAGAAGCCTCCAAAATTTATTTAA